ACCACCCTGCGGGGACTGCAGCTCGTGAAGGGCGACCAGATCGCCGACACCCACAGCCAGGTGCGCTTCGATGGCCCCGCCGGCCGTCTCGATCAGCTCCACAAGGCCGTGGCGGACGAGCGGGGCCACAGCATCTTCAACGGAGCCGTGCAGGTGCCCCGGGCGGCCCAGCAGACCAATGCTTCCCAGCTCAGCCGCAACCTGCTGCTCTCCGACCGTGCCCGGGTGGACACCAAGCCCGAGCTGGAGATCGTGGCCGACGACGTGAAGTGCGCCCACGGCGCCACCGTGACCCGCCTGCAGCGCGAACAGCTCTTCTATCTGCAGAGCCGCGGCATCGCCGCCGCCCAGGCTGCGGCCCTGCTGCAGCGGGGCTTCTGCGAGGAGGTGCTGCGGGACCTGCCCGCGGCCGCCCATGCCCACCAGCCCCTGCAGGCCCTGCTGGGAGCCGCCTGACGTCCATGCCCTCTCCTTCGGCCACCGTCAACAGCCTGCGGGGCGAGGCTCCCGCTGTGGCGCCCCCCCCCGCCGAGAACCTGGCCGCGCTCACCCGGCCTGATTTCCCCCTGCTGGCCCAGACGGCCTGCCTCGGCCAGCCGCTCATCTACCTGGATCACGCGGCCACCAGCCAGAAGCCCCGCCAGGTGCTCGAGGCTCTTCAGCGCTACTACGACCACGACAACGCCAACGTGCATCGCGGTGCCCATCAGCTGAGCGCCCGGGCCACCGAGGGCTTCGAGGGGGCGCGGGCCAAGGCGGCGGCCTTCATCGGCGCGGCCAGCCCGCGCGAGATCGTGTTCACCCGCAATGCCAGCGAGGCGATCAATCTGGTGGCCCGCACCTGGGGTGAGGCCAACCTCCGGGAGGGCGACGAGGTGGTGCTCTCGGTGATGGAGCACCACAGCAATCTGGTGCCCTGGCAGCAGCTGGCAGCCCGAACCGGCTGCGTGCTGCGCCATGTGGGGCTCACCGACAGCGGTGAACTCGACATGGACGACCTGCGGGCCAAGCTCAATCCGCGCACGCGCCTGGTGAGCCTGGTGCATGTGAGCAACACCCTCGGCTGTCTCAATCCCATCGCCGAGATTTCTGAACTGGCCCATGCGGTGGGCGCCCTGGTGCTGGTGGATGCCTGCCAGAGCCTGCCCCACATGCCCGTGAATGTGGCCGAGCTCGGCTGCGACTTCCTGGCGGGAAGCTCCCACAAGCTCTGCGGGCCCACCGGCATGGGCTTCCTCTGGGGCAGGGAAGCCCTGCTGGAGGCCATGCCCCCCTTCCTGGGCGGCGGCGAGATGATCCAGGACGTGTACCTGGACCACAGCACCTGGGCGGATCTGCCCCACAAGTTCGAGGCCGGCACCCCGGCCATCGGCGAGGCGATCGGCATGGGCGCCGCCCTCGACTATCTCCAGGCGATCGGGCTGGATCGCATCCACAGCTGGGAGCAGCAGCTCACCTGCCGGCTGTTCGAGCGGCTGTCCGCCATCGACGGGGTGCGGATTCTCGGCCCCACCCCCGAGCAGCAGCCCCACCGTGGCGCCCTGGCCGCCTTCACGGTGGACGGCCTCCATGCCAACGACCTGGCGGCCCTGCTGGATTCCGCCGGCATCTGCATCCGCAGCGGCCACCACTGCACCCAGCCCCTGCACCGTCTCTACGGGCTGCCGGGCTCCGCCCGGGCCAGCCTCAGCTTCACCACCACGCCCGAGGAGATCGATCGCTTCGCCGAGGAGCTGGAGGGCACGATCGCGTTCCTGCGCGAGCACAGCTGAACCCGGCGGCCCAGCCCCAGCTGTTGGTGGCGGTGCTCGGCGGCCGCGCCCCCGGCTGCCACATCGAGCTGCACGACGTGCGCTTCGTGGCGGCGGCCACGATCGAGGCGGCGATCCCGGCGCTGCGGCGGCAGTGGTTCGGGCGGCGCGAGGGCCTGCACCTCGACGCCTGGATGGCGGTGCGGGCGGTGGATGGCTGGACGGTGCAGCTGTGGCGCGAGCCTGGCGCGCCCCGGAGCGAGCGGCTGTGGTTCGTGAACCTGGGCGCCTACCGCCCCGACAGCCTGGCGGAGCTGCACCACTTCGGCCTGGTGGTGGCCGCCTCGGCCCAGGCTGCCAAGGCGGCAGCCAAACGCCGCTGGCTGAAAGGCGCGCTGCAGCAGCACAAGGACGACCTGGCGGCCGTGGACGACTGCCTGGCGCTCGAGCAGCTGGAGCTGTTGGAGCCGGGGGGCGGAGGACGCTGGCACGTGGTGCTGGAGCCGCACCCCGAGGGCCTGAGCCAGCCCCAGGTGCCGGACTGGTTCGGCTACCGGCCGATCTGACGGTGACGTGGACCTTGGCAATCGGTCCAGGGTGAATGAGAGTCTTGAGCCGGCCAGACTGGGCCGGGGACTCCACCATGAAACGAATCCGCCACACGCCCGAGCAGATCATCAGGAAGCTCAAAACTGCCGAGCAGCTGATCGCCCAGGGCAAGACTGTTGCGGAGGTCTGCCGTGTCATCGAGGTGACGCAGCCGACGTATCACCGCTGGCAGTAGTTGGAACGGGTAAACGCAGGGAAAAGGCAGTCGAAGCTGGCAGCACACTCACTTCCTAATGCTCCTAGGAGCCCGCTGACGCCACCGATCCAGCCGCAGCCCAAGGTGAAGCTGCACGAGCGCGGTGTGATCAGTACCGAGGAGCTGCGGCACCAGCTGGCGCTGGCCTGCGCCAACGCGATCAGCAGCCCGACGCTGGATGACAGCCCGGCACCACGGCCCTGGGAGGCGCCAGGGGTGCAGTCACCAGAGGTGCAAGCGGCGGGGGGTGTGGACGGATGACGGGGCCGTTGGCAGCCCGGGCGATCGTCTGCAGGCTGCGGGCGTGGAGATGCTGCGCTGCCAACTGCTGATCGGTCCGCCCTCGTGCGGCATGACCACAACCACCCCGGGGCTCGCACCCCGGTTTCAGGGCCGCGAGCCCGTCCGGAGGAACGGTCGGCGGCAGGGCCCTGGTGGTGCCGTGCGGCTCAGTCCATTGGCAGCACTCACGAGAAACTGCGGCCTTGGCTGCCGGGGGATCGTTCAGGCCGTATTGGTCACCGTCAGTGGCTTCGGAAGGATCCTGGGCAAGGGTACCCTCCTTGAGATAGGCCCGACAACCACACCCTCAAATTCTGTGGTTCCAATCGTTTCCCCTGTGGTACGCATAAGACCCGGCAGAATGATGATCTGAAAAATGATGGCCGGCAAGCCTGCGAACAGGACAATGGTGAACCCGTAAGCAAGAATGATTTCGGTAAATGATTGCGGCATGATATGTCTTCAACTTTTGTATGGAATGAGGACTGGAGGCAGGCCTCTGGAGCCGGGCTCTGCTGCCTGACGATTTCCGGTCAAAAGATCCTTCGGCGGAGAGATCCATGCGATCCGGGTTGTTCACCGCTCCCTTCGCTAACGCCATCCATAGGGGGTGTGCCGAAGAGCGATTGGCGGGAGTCGGGTGGAACCCACGATAAGCACCTGCCCCATCAGTCAGTCAATGACTGATGGGGGCTTCTGGTGATCAACCGTGGTGGAGCAAGGCACCAAGGCCAAGCTGCTGGAGGATTCCCTGTCCTGAGAGGGCCTCCACCATCAGGCCGATGACGAAGCCGAGCATGGCCATGCGACCGTTGAGGAGCTCGGCACGCCGGTGGAAGCCCCATCCGCTTTCACTTTCTGGGCTTGCCAGATACATTCGCGGTTCAATGACGCGCGGATCGAGGAGCTGGGTATCCTCCGAATCCCACATCCCTCCTTCCGATTCGGCATAGTGATTGACATGGACCCGTTCAGGGGCCTTCGTTGAAGATGACATGGCGATAGATCCTGTGAGTGAAAGTCTGTGAGTGTCTCGAAGAAGTTGCGCTGGATGGAAATCAGCCATGACCTCCAGGTCCATGGCAATTCATCAAGGTCTCTGCGCTTCGACTCTGCTCTGCCCTGATCAATGACTGCCAGGGGGCTTCTCCTTGAGATCACCCTATAGGCAAACGGTCATGGCAAACCGCCTGCCCAGGGGATGATCTGGTGAAGGGCGGATTCCCCTGCCTCCCCGGTCAGCCAGGCGGGCCTCATCGAGGTTCCAGAGCGAGGAAACCGTACCGGAACCCAGCAAGTGTCGTGATCGACACAATGGTTCGTAGACGATGGGTCAACACACACCAGGAGGGAGAGGCTTAACCAACTAGTGGCAGTAATCATCAGCGTTGTCAAGGTCTCTCTAGAGAGTGTTGACGTCACGTGGTAGTGAACACACGCCCTTTCCAACTCACCTGCCCACGCTCCAGATTGAGGATGGCCAGAACGAAGACACTCAGAAAGAACAGCACCGGGATCGGGAAGACCAGGTGGATCCAACGGAAGCGACCGACCCGTCGGGTGAGCAGCAAGAGCTGAATGAAGTACGCACCGTAGATCAAGCCGTTGAACGCAATGGCGCGCTCGCCGATCATGGGCCATCCGAGTAGCAACGCCGGTAGCCACAAGGCAGCCCAGAACAGACCTGAGAGCCATAGCAACACCGCGAGCATCCGCGGCCAGCGCACCTCACCAGCGGCGGTGGCGAAGTTCTTGTTGAATCCCTGCACCATATCGCGCAGACCGCCGGGATACATGCGGTAGGAGATCTGACTGTGGCCAATAAGCACACTCACCGGCAGACTGACTGCTTCATAGCAGTGTCCCAAAAACCAATCTTCGACCACCTTTCCAGCCACGGCGGCATGGCCCCCTGCCAGATCGTAATCACTGCGAGTGGTGACCATCGCTGGCCCAAAGGCTACTCCGCTGACGTGGACCGCGGAAACCGGTCCAGGGTGAATAAGAGTCTTCAGCCGGCCAGACTGGGCCGGGGACTTGACCATGAAGCGCACCAGGCACACAGCGGAGCAGATCATCCGCAAGCTCAAAACCGCCGAACAACTGATTGCCCAGGGCTAGACCGGCGTCGAGGTCTGCCGTGTCATCGAGGTGACGGAGCTGACGTACCACCGATGGCGCCAGCAGTACGGCGGCATGCAGGCCGAGGAGGTCAGGCGGCTGACCCAGCTGGAAAAGGAGAACGCCCGGCTCAAAAAGCTGTTGGCAGAAGCCGAGTTGGAGAAGGCGATGCTCAAGGATCTCGCCGAGGGAAACTTCTGAGCCCGGAACGCCGTCGCAGGGCCGTCACGGTTCTGCAGGAGCGTTACCGGGCCTCTGAACGCCAGGCCTGCCGGGTTGAGGGACAGCACCGCAGCACCCAGCGCCATGCAGGCAAGGTCGTCGACATCGAGGAGGCAAAGCTCCGCCATCGTCTCCGCGAGATCGCAGCGGAGCACATCCGCTGGGGACGCCGGATGGCCTACCGCCTGCTCAGACGGGAGGGCTGGACCGTCAATCACAAGCGGGTGCAACGGCTCTGGCGGGAGGAAGGCCTGCAGCGGCCCACTCCCCGGAAGCAAAAGCGGGCAAGGCCCGCAGACGGCTCGGTGCGGCGTCGCCGGGCTGAGCACCCCCACCAGGTGTGGGCCATGGACTTCCAGTTCGACGCCACCGCTGATGGCCGCAGGCTCAAGTTCCTGAACGTGATCGACGAGCACAGCCGCTTCTGCCTGGCCATCCGAGTCGGGCGGCGCTGTAAAGCCAAGGACGTGGTGGCGGTGCTGGAGGAGCTGACCAGCCTCTACCCCGCGCCAGCATTCATCCGATCAGACAACGGACCGGAGTTCATTGCGCAGGCTCTACGGGACTGGTGCGAGGCCAGCACAACCACCAGCACGGCTTATATCAAGCCAGGATCCCCGTGGGAGAACGGCTTTGCCGAGTCGTTCAATGGTCGGTTCAGAGATGAGTTCCTCAACACCGAGTTGTTCACCACAGCTCCGGAGGCTCAGATCCTGGCCGATCGATGGCGCTGGGAGTACAACTCACTCAGGCCGCACTCGGCTCTCCAAGGACTGACGCCCCTGGAGGCAGCTCAACAGGGGGCTGCAGCATGACCACACCCACCCACTCTCATAAGGCCTGGAGCGATCAAGGGGGTCACGTCACCGGAGCTGAGCGGCGATCAGGTGGCGTGGATCCAGAGTTCGGCCTGCTCGTGGTGGGCGGCGTCGAAGAAGCGGCTTTCCGCACCGATGAAGCGGGACAGCAGCCGCTGAGCCAGGTGCTGCCACTCCTGGTTGCCCACCACGGCCACCCGTCGCACGGCGCGCCGGTGCTCCCGCACCAGGGAGAGGTGATCGCCCAGGGCGGCCAGGCCCGACCAGCCGTCGAACTCACGCAGATCCACCAGCAGTTTCAGGGGGGTGGGGCCGCTGAACAGGCTGGCGATCTCGGCCTCGCGGGCCTCGTAGGCACTGGGCTCGAGCTGCCCGATCAACCGCACCTGCAGCACGCCGTCGCTGGCCTCCAGATGGATGCTTCCGAGCGACTCCCCCAGCCAGAGGCGGGCCTGCTCCTCGCCGGCGGCGGGGAACAGCTGCACCGGACAGGGCATCAGGGCGCCGATGGCGCGGATGGCGGTGCGCAGCCAGGCCACATCGCTCACCACGGCGATCCGCTCGAAGCCCTGCCAGTGCCGCAGGCCGAGCAGGGTGTCGTCCCAGGCCGCAGCAAGGTCGTAGCCCTCGAAGTCAGCGTCGAAGCAGAGCATGGCCTTGATGCGGTCGTACTCGGCGATCGCCTGCTCCAGGGCGGGAACGAGCACCTGGTCGTAGTCCTCGCCGTGAATCCGGCCGTGGAGGCGGAACCCCACGGTGCCGGCCGGCAGGCCCTCGATGGTTTCGATCATGGCGGCTCCTCCGGGTGGGGTGTCCCGCAGGCAGGGTCCTGCGGGTGGGACCCCGCCTGCCCTGCTCGCAAACTAGGAGGGGCCTGGAGCCACGGCTCGCTCCAGCCTCAACTCTCCGCATGAACATTGACGGCAAGGCCTGGCGCACCATCTGGCTCGAACCGGGTGGCCGTTCGGTGGGGGTGATCGATCAGACCCTGCTGCCCCATCGCTTCACCACCCGCAGCCTCACCAGCTGCGACGAGGCGGCCGAGGCGATCTGCACCATGGTGGTGCGGGGGGCGCCGCTGATCGGCGTCACCGGCGCCTACGGGCTGATGCTGGCGCTGCAGGCCGACCCCGGCGATGGGGCGCTGGAGGCGGCGTTCGCCCAGCTCGATGCCACCCGGCCCACGGCGATCAACCTGCGCTGGGCGCTGGAGCGGGTGCGCGATCGGGTGCGGCCCCTGCCACCGGAGCAGCGGGCGGCGGCGGCCGGGGCGGAGGCCGCGGCGATCGCCGAGGAGGATGTGGCGATGTGCGCCGCCATCGGCGAGCACGGGCTGGGGCTGCTGCAGGAGCTGGCGGCGGTGCGGCCGGCCGAGCGGCAAGGCGAGCCCTTGAACGTGCTCACCCACTGCAATGCCGGCTGGATCGCCACGGTGGACTGGGGCACGGCGCTGGCGCCGATCTACAAGGCCCACCGCGCCGGCCTGAAGGTGCACGTGTGGGTGGATGAAACGCGGCCGCGCAACCAGGGCGCCAGCCTCACCGCCTGGGAGCTGGGCCGGGAGGGGGTGCCGCACACGGTGATCGCCGATAACGCCGGCGGCCATCTGATGCAGCACGGCCGGGTGGATGCGGTGATCGTGGGCACCGACCGCACCACCCGCAGCGGCGACGTGTGCAACAAGATCGGCACCTACCTCAAGGCCCTCGCCGCCCACGACAACGGCGTGCCGTTTTATGTGGCCCTGCCCGCCTCCACGATCGACTGGTCCACCAGCGACGGGGTGGCGGAGATCCCGATCGAGGCCCGCAGCGCCAGGGAGCTCACGCACATCCAGGGCCTGGGCGCCGATGGCGCCATCACCGCCGTGCGGCTCACGCCGGAGGGCAGCGAAGCCTTCAACCCCGCCTTCGACGTGACACCGGCGCGGCTGGTGACGGCGCTGATCACCGAGCGGGGAGTGGCGCCGGCGAGTGAGGCGGGGCTGCGGGGGCTCTATGGGGAAAGGCCGTGACCACAGCAGCGGGGCGGCGGAGCGTTGATGGCATCGGTATGTGCGCCCCGTTCGCTGGAGACAACGGCGCATCCAACTGTGCAGGTCATCCAGCTGCTATCCGTTGCCAGGTTCAAGACGTGAATGGCAGCATCCTGTTCAGTGATCAAGCGCGTCGGATGTCTTGCCGGCGAACCTGCAGCGCCCACGCAATGGGTATGGATGACCACCTGTTCTGCGCGGCGCCGCAATGAACGTGCGGAGGTGAGTATTCAGCTCATCGGGCGAGACAACGACGCAGGGCCTTGTTGTTCTGATTTCTGATTCACGGGTTGGATTCAAGGCCACAAGAAAGATGTTCCCCCTTGACACGGGGTCTTCCGTCACCATGACCAGTCTTCGTCATCAAAACGCGTGGCCGTCATGTCATTGAGAAGACTCTCTGGCCCCCACGTGGATGCTGCCTCTGCCGATCCAGCCCTTGGATGCGTGGCAGGCCTGATGGTCACCACAGCCGGAGCGGCCTCGATTTCGACGTCATCCGTCAGTCCAGCAACCTGTAACAGCGGCTTGGCGAGCCGTATCCCTCTCGAATTGCCGATTTTGCCCAGCTTCCCTCGAACCACGGCCATCTCTCGCCAGCGTGCTCACATGGTGGCCACGCTGGAGTCCGCTGTTCTTGCTGGGGATCACCGGCAGGACGAAGCCATTCCCCACACGGCCGTTCCCAGGCGGTTTGGCCTTTCCATCCGCTGGGCTCAGATCCCGGTTGTGCCTCAAGAGGCCCGGATCGCCCGCACCCGGTGTTCCTGCGGGCTGATGCCGCGGACTCGCTTGAAGGCTGCGCTCAGTGCGAACGGCGTGCTGTAGCCCAGGGCGTTGGCAACCGTGCCCACAGTGGCCTCCGGGTCGCAGAGCATGTCGGCGGCGAGGGCGAGTCGCCAGCTTGTCAGGAACTTCATCGGCGATTCTCCGACGACGTCCCGGAAACGCCTTGAAAGCGCCGAGCGTGAGGCCCCCACTTCGTGGCAGAGCTGCGCCAGCGTCCATGGAAACGCCGGTTGCTGATGCAGCACCTGCAGGGTGCGGCTCACCAACGGGTCGCTGTGGGCCCGATACCACGTGGGTGCGCTGGCGGATGGACGTGTGAACCAGGCGCGCAGGATCGCGATCAGGAGGAGATCAATCAGGCGGTCGAGCACGGCCGCCTGGCCCGCACACTCCTTCTCCATTTCCTCGCACAGCAAGCTCACGAGCGGCGAGCCCCAGGTGTCGTTGGACAGCGTCAGCACCGGGGGCAGCACACGCAGCAACCGATCACTGATGTCGCTGGTCGACTCATAGGCGCCCACCAACATCAGCGTTGAGCCGTTTGGATCGTTACCCCAGGTGCGAACCCCGTGCATCAACTCCTGCTCGAGCGACTCCCCGTTCAGGTTGGTGCAGCGTTGACCGGGGTGAATCACGATCTCTGGTGCGGTGTCCGGGTGATCTGCCACGCAGTAGTGCAGCGGCGCCCGGGTCACGGCAACGTCGCCCACGCCGAGGCGCACCGGCTCGCTTCCGTCGGGCACAACCCAGGCGTGGCCGCGCACGATCGCCAGCACCGTGATCGGGGACTCGGCAAGGATCCGCAGCGACCACGGCGGACGCATCACGGTCCGCAGCGCGAAGGCCCCACGCGCCCGCGGACCGTCCAGCAAGCCACCAAACAAGTCCATCATTCCGAGGCTAGGGCTGGACGCTCGCGTATGGATCTGAGCAGCTCAGCGATGGCCTGAACGGAGAGTCCTGCCGAGGATCTGAATCGACCCTCTCATCCAACGGATGCCAAGCACCCACCACACCACCACGATCCTGGTGATCGGAGCGAGCGGCAAGACCGGCCGCCGCGTGACGGATCGGCTCGTCGCCCTGGGCCGGCGGGTTCGTCCCGTGTCCCGCTCGACGCAACCACGCTTCGACTGGCAGGACCCCAGCACCTGGTCGCCCTGCCTCGACGGCATCGCCGCCGTGTACATCACCTACTTCCCAGACCTGGCCCTGCCCGGCGCGGCCGAGACCGTGGACGCGTTCGCGCGACTCGCCGTTGCGCGCGGTGTTCGGCGGCTCGTGCTGCTCTCCGGCCGCGGCGAGGCGGGGGCCCAGCGCGCCGAACGCTACCTGCAGAACTCGGGGGCCGATTGGACGATCGTCCGCTGCGCGTTCTTCAACCAGAACTTCGATGAGAACTTCGCCGACTCCGTGCGCCACGGCATTCTCGGGATGCCGGCCGGTGACACCGCCGAACCGTTCGTCGACGCCGATGACATCGCCGATGTCGTCGTGGCCGCACTGACCGACGACCGTCACATCGGCGAGCTCTACGAACTGACAGGCCCTCGCCTGCTCACGCTCGCCGAAGCCGCGCAGGAGCTGGGCGCCGCCATTGGCCGGGAGGTGCGCTACGTGCCGCTGAGCGCCGAGGAGTTCGGCGCCGAGCTGGGAGCCCACGGGATGCCTGCAGCGGACGCCAACCACCTCGCCACATTGCTCAGTGAGGTGCTCGATGGCCGCAGTTCCCACACCGCTGATGGCGTGTGGCGGGCGCTGGGACGCCCAGCGCGCGACTTCGCCGATTATGCGAAGGACACCGCCGCGACAGGCGCCTGGCGCCTCGAGACGCTGGCTTCATGACCCTGCGGATCATCAGTGGATCAACAGGGCAGCGCTCCTCGGGCTCTCCCTTGCCTGCTCACACGTCTCACGGCCTGCCTGTCTTGACCGCCTGGTGAACCGTTGCTGCCAGGGCTTGTGCCGACCGGTCCAGGCCCCCACAACACCCAAGCCGCGCTGAGGCCTGGCTCAAGGGGACTGCTCCTTCGTTCCTATTCCTCCATCTTGATGGATCAGCCTTGGGCTCAGCATTCATTGCAACGTCTTCTAAAGATGAGCCCGTCGCAGTGAACTGTGACGCGGTCTGCATCTGGCTTTCCACTATCTCCGAGAGGACCAGAGGGATATCGCGCCTTCTCGAGCAGAGGGGGTATGGGCTGATCAGCGCAACCGAACGAGAACGCACCAAGGCGATCAGGGTGCGACGGACCGGCAAGCTCCATCACGCTTTGAGTAAGTTGCGGGAGATGAGCCAACGTGCATCGGAGCCATGCCAGAGGAGACCATGCCCGGCGGAAGTCGATCCCATGTGGTCGTCATCGGAGCCGGATGGGCTGGCTGGGGCGCAGCCAAGGCACTCTGTGAAGCCGGTATTCGTGTCAGCTTGATTGATGGGATGCCTGATCCAACAGGCCGTACGCCAATCACAACGAAAAGCGGTAAACCGTTCGAGGCAGGCACCAGAGGTTTTTGGAAAGACTATCCAAACATCAATGCCCTCACCGATGAACTCGACGTTGGTGATATCTTCACTGACTTCACAACCAGTGCCTTCTGGTCGCCCGATGGGTTGGAAGCAACAGCGCCTGTCTTTGGAGCGGCACCCCAATGGCCCAGCCCCCTTGGCCAGATGGTGGCAACAATCACCAACTTCACACGACTACCCATTCAAGACCGGCTCAGCATCGCAGGGCTTCTCTATACGATGCTTGACCTCTATCGCAGCGAAAAGACTTTCCAACAGTACGATGATCTCGATGCGCAATCACTCTTTGTCAAGCTCGGCATCAGTGATCGGCTCATCAATGAGTTCTTGCGCCCCACCTTGCTGGTTGGCTTGTTCAAGCCGCCCGAAGAGCTTTCGGCCGCGGTCACGATGGAGCTCCTCTATTACTACGCCCTGGCCCACCAGGACTCCTTTGATGTCCGTTGGATCAAGTCGAAGAGCATCGCCGAACATCTGTTTTCGCCTCTGAGCCGAAGGCTGATCTCCCGCCATCATCTGCAGGTCCTTGGGGGAACGTTGGTGAGCCGGGTGACCATGTCGTCTGACTCGCAGCGCATCCGCTCGGTTGAACTTCAGAACCTGGCAACCAACACAGTTCAGGTGATTGAGGATGTGGATGCTGTGGTTTTGGCCGTTGGTGCAAAGGGTCTGAAGTCTCTGATGGATCAATCACCAGACCTCAGCAAGGCAGTTCCAGAGCTTGTTGACGCTGCTTCGCTTGGTTCCATCGATGTCGTGTCAGCACGTCTATGGCTGGATCGCTATGTTCCAGCCGCTTACCCAGCCAACGTGTTCTCCCGCTTTGAATCACTGAAGGGCTCTGGGGCCACGTTTTTCATGCTGGATCAGCTGCACAAGGATGCGCAGCAGGCTCTCTGGGGTGAGGAGCAGCCCCAGGGCTCGGTGGTGGCCAGCGACTTTTACAACGCAACGGCCATCGCAGCCATGAGCGACCAGGAGATCATCGATCGGCTCACGGGTGACCTTCTTCCCATCGCGCATCCAGAATTCATCCATGCCAGGGTGGTTGATTCCGAGGTACGGCGCTATCCAGGTTCGGTGTCGCTTTTTTCTCCGGGCAGTTTCAGAAAGCGGCCACCCATGGAAACCTCAGTGGAGACGATCGTCTGCGCTGGCGACTGGGTGCGGATTGGCGACCACGAACACGGAGCCAAGGGTCTGTGTCAGGAACGCGCCTATGTGTGCGGGCTGGAGGCAGGGAACTCCCTGATCAGGCGCAAGGTTGTCAACGGTGCCGATCACTCGCATCCCGTTCTCCCGATTCGAGCAGACGAGCCACAAGTCGTTCTAGGCCGTGCTCTCAACAAGCTCGTGATGAATCCAATCGAAGCCCTCGGTCTGAAGCTGCCCTGGTTCAACTCCTAGCGCGTGTTGGACTGAAGGGTTCGGACAGCAGCGCCTCGATGCGGAATCGACACAGGCGGCATTCCACCCTGGGCTGCCCTGATCAGGACAGCGCCGATCTGGCCACCTGGTATCCCACCCGAGTGCTGGTGAACGGCTTCGACATCATCGTTTCTGGAGGGAGGAGTGCGATTGTACGAGCGGAAACCTCTCAAGGGGCATGGAACAGGTTTCATGAAGCAGAGGACAACCGATCGATGGTTGCTTCATGTGGCGAATTCAGATGATTGATAAGCTTCTTGGTGATCTGCTGGCAGATTCCTGATCGATCAAGGCGTTCACTTGATCAAATTCAGCAACGCTGGAAATTTGGTTATGATCCTTTAAGCGCTGCCGATAACGCTCACCATCACCTGGACGCAGGGAGTCGCTGATTCTAGTCAAGTTAATTTGGGGGCGGCTCAGGTGGATGGTGTTGTTCGGCGACACACACAGCACCTATGCGACTAGATCAGCTGGGAAGGACCCAAGTAAGCCTCGGACAAGACTCACGGCCGCTGCGTCATGCACCAACAGATTCTGAACAGCGGCTTCATACTGAGTTCGATTCGCAAAGCTGAGAGCCTTGGCAATGGCGTCAAGCGCTGCAGACTCTCGAATGGGATACCTCTGCAGCACCCCGACGAAATCAGATGCACTGACTAATGCCTGAATACGCGCCTCTTCATCTTGAGCACACTTCGCAAAGTCGATTTCTGCAGTACGTTTACCCCCCGCTGCTACCTCACCCTTCTTCGGCAGAAGTGAGAAGACCTGCGAACGCGCAGACTTTTCTGCGATCCGTACGCTGAGATGCTTGGCATTTTCACTAATCGCCTTGATGGCATCGACCTTTGCCTTCTCAAGCTTTTCTCC
This sequence is a window from Cyanobium sp. PCC 7001. Protein-coding genes within it:
- a CDS encoding DUF1543 domain-containing protein; amino-acid sequence: MVAVLGGRAPGCHIELHDVRFVAAATIEAAIPALRRQWFGRREGLHLDAWMAVRAVDGWTVQLWREPGAPRSERLWFVNLGAYRPDSLAELHHFGLVVAASAQAAKAAAKRRWLKGALQQHKDDLAAVDDCLALEQLELLEPGGGGRWHVVLEPHPEGLSQPQVPDWFGYRPI
- a CDS encoding SufS family cysteine desulfurase codes for the protein MPSPSATVNSLRGEAPAVAPPPAENLAALTRPDFPLLAQTACLGQPLIYLDHAATSQKPRQVLEALQRYYDHDNANVHRGAHQLSARATEGFEGARAKAAAFIGAASPREIVFTRNASEAINLVARTWGEANLREGDEVVLSVMEHHSNLVPWQQLAARTGCVLRHVGLTDSGELDMDDLRAKLNPRTRLVSLVHVSNTLGCLNPIAEISELAHAVGALVLVDACQSLPHMPVNVAELGCDFLAGSSHKLCGPTGMGFLWGREALLEAMPPFLGGGEMIQDVYLDHSTWADLPHKFEAGTPAIGEAIGMGAALDYLQAIGLDRIHSWEQQLTCRLFERLSAIDGVRILGPTPEQQPHRGALAAFTVDGLHANDLAALLDSAGICIRSGHHCTQPLHRLYGLPGSARASLSFTTTPEEIDRFAEELEGTIAFLREHS
- a CDS encoding STAS/SEC14 domain-containing protein — translated: MIETIEGLPAGTVGFRLHGRIHGEDYDQVLVPALEQAIAEYDRIKAMLCFDADFEGYDLAAAWDDTLLGLRHWQGFERIAVVSDVAWLRTAIRAIGALMPCPVQLFPAAGEEQARLWLGESLGSIHLEASDGVLQVRLIGQLEPSAYEAREAEIASLFSGPTPLKLLVDLREFDGWSGLAALGDHLSLVREHRRAVRRVAVVGNQEWQHLAQRLLSRFIGAESRFFDAAHHEQAELWIHAT
- a CDS encoding transposase; amino-acid sequence: MKRIRHTPEQIIRKLKTAEQLIAQGKTVAEVCRVIEVTQPTYHRWQ
- a CDS encoding chlorophyll a/b-binding protein translates to MDLEVMADFHPAQLLRDTHRLSLTGSIAMSSSTKAPERVHVNHYAESEGGMWDSEDTQLLDPRVIEPRMYLASPESESGWGFHRRAELLNGRMAMLGFVIGLMVEALSGQGILQQLGLGALLHHG
- a CDS encoding type II toxin-antitoxin system PemK/MazF family toxin, which encodes MVTEDPVSRGNIFLVALNPTRESEIRTTRPCVVVSPDELNTHLRTFIAAPRRTGGHPYPLRGRCRFAGKTSDALDH
- the mtnA gene encoding S-methyl-5-thioribose-1-phosphate isomerase, translated to MNIDGKAWRTIWLEPGGRSVGVIDQTLLPHRFTTRSLTSCDEAAEAICTMVVRGAPLIGVTGAYGLMLALQADPGDGALEAAFAQLDATRPTAINLRWALERVRDRVRPLPPEQRAAAAGAEAAAIAEEDVAMCAAIGEHGLGLLQELAAVRPAERQGEPLNVLTHCNAGWIATVDWGTALAPIYKAHRAGLKVHVWVDETRPRNQGASLTAWELGREGVPHTVIADNAGGHLMQHGRVDAVIVGTDRTTRSGDVCNKIGTYLKALAAHDNGVPFYVALPASTIDWSTSDGVAEIPIEARSARELTHIQGLGADGAITAVRLTPEGSEAFNPAFDVTPARLVTALITERGVAPASEAGLRGLYGERP
- a CDS encoding AraC family transcriptional regulator; amino-acid sequence: MMDLFGGLLDGPRARGAFALRTVMRPPWSLRILAESPITVLAIVRGHAWVVPDGSEPVRLGVGDVAVTRAPLHYCVADHPDTAPEIVIHPGQRCTNLNGESLEQELMHGVRTWGNDPNGSTLMLVGAYESTSDISDRLLRVLPPVLTLSNDTWGSPLVSLLCEEMEKECAGQAAVLDRLIDLLLIAILRAWFTRPSASAPTWYRAHSDPLVSRTLQVLHQQPAFPWTLAQLCHEVGASRSALSRRFRDVVGESPMKFLTSWRLALAADMLCDPEATVGTVANALGYSTPFALSAAFKRVRGISPQEHRVRAIRAS